The genomic stretch aggtataggCTTAGACTTAGGCATAGGCATGGGCATGGgcatagatagagatagacatagatagatagatagatagatagatagatagatagatagatagatagatagatagatagatagataagatatattaaatatagaaTTTGCTCTGTAATTGTGTCCTATAGTTAGTGTTTAACAATTGTGTGTACTCAGAGATCATATAACTTGCCATCTTTTTttctacagaaaaaaaaggaagctgagaaccaAGGTCGATGATATGACCTGGCTGTTCCAGAGTCAACATTACTGTAGATGCGTAACAGAGAAAATAATGGCAGGAACAAATTTTACTACTGTGTTggaatttattctgcttggcttCTCTGAACTTCCCAATtcccaaggttttttgtttggtatTTTCCTAATCGTCTACATAAGTATCCTGACAGGAAATGGAATCATAATTTTATTAACTAAAGTTTCTCGAGCTCTCCACACTCCCATGTATTTTTTCCTtgggaacttttcttttttggagatcTGTTACACATCGGTCACTCTCCCCAATATGTTGACCAGTCTTTGGACCCATgacagaaatatttcatttttggccTGTGCTACTCAACTCTGCTTCCTCCTTATTCTTGGAGGCACCGAGTGCTTACTCCTGGCTGTGATGGCCTATGACCGTTATGTGGCCATTTGTAAACCACTCTACTACCCTCTCATTATGAAACATAAAGTTTGTGTCCAGCTTGTGGTTGGTTCCTGGACCACTGGAATTCCAGTCATGATTGGGCAGACATATCAGgttttctctctgcctttctgtggTTCTAATAAACTTGATCATATTTTCTGTGACATCCCCCCATTACTAAAGTTGGCTTGTTCAGACACATTTGTGATAGAGCTCTCTGTCTATGTTGTGGCGGTATTGTTTGTCATGATTCCCTTTATATTGATAATCAAGTCTTATGTCAAAATCATCACTACCATCTTGAAGCTGCCATCAAACACAGGAAAATATAAAGCTTTCTCAACTTGCACTTCCCACCTTAtagttgtcattttattttttggttctgCAACCATTACATATTCAAGACCCAGGTCAAACAATGCAggaataactgaaaaaatactTTCCCTCTTCTACACCATAGTAACCCCAATGTTTAATCCCATGATATACAGCCTgagaaataaagatgtcattgaAGCAATGAAACAACTATTACCCAAGTGAAACAGTGAAAGAATTCTGTATGTCAAATTAAATTTGGCCTTTCTTATTGcaatctctctccttttcccattttacatttgcctgaaaaagttttctttttaattttattataataaacacatttgaatgattatgtatttatttatgtctcATGTGAGATGGcaaccaggtagcacagtggataacaagctggccctagagtcaggaggatctgatttcaaatcctgcctcagacacttactagctatgtgaccctggggaaatcatttaaccctgtttgcttcagttcatcatcagtaaaatgaactggaaaagtaaatggcaagccacttcagtatccttgccaagaaaaccaccaaaatggggtcacagagagttggccGTGACTGAAACGATTAGCAACAAAAACTACAAAATGTCCCATGTGTAcatttgtatacatgtgtgtacctattatggatgtgtatgtatatgtttatatgctcATCTTTATTTTGATGTCAGTTTTATGTGCTTTC from Dromiciops gliroides isolate mDroGli1 chromosome 6, mDroGli1.pri, whole genome shotgun sequence encodes the following:
- the LOC122731640 gene encoding olfactory receptor 10AG1-like; this translates as MAGTNFTTVLEFILLGFSELPNSQGFLFGIFLIVYISILTGNGIIILLTKVSRALHTPMYFFLGNFSFLEICYTSVTLPNMLTSLWTHDRNISFLACATQLCFLLILGGTECLLLAVMAYDRYVAICKPLYYPLIMKHKVCVQLVVGSWTTGIPVMIGQTYQVFSLPFCGSNKLDHIFCDIPPLLKLACSDTFVIELSVYVVAVLFVMIPFILIIKSYVKIITTILKLPSNTGKYKAFSTCTSHLIVVILFFGSATITYSRPRSNNAGITEKILSLFYTIVTPMFNPMIYSLRNKDVIEAMKQLLPK